In a genomic window of Thiosocius teredinicola:
- a CDS encoding ferritin family protein has translation MSEPAEGHIHGKDRLRASTTVGEVLETAISFERTARDFYSGLAPKVSKRIRWLVDELAVEEQRHVDLFTDLMKRDDINEMVQANIAVPASDPKFSDCIHLPDLGDNPDDQSVLQYALGREHAAMEQYRELSETTEPGPIRNLFAFLADEETEHKAELEKLYYEIVHSGGV, from the coding sequence ATGAGCGAACCCGCAGAAGGCCACATTCACGGCAAAGACCGGTTGCGTGCCAGCACGACAGTCGGCGAGGTGTTGGAAACCGCAATCTCGTTCGAACGCACAGCGCGCGATTTCTACAGCGGCCTGGCCCCCAAAGTCAGCAAGCGTATCCGCTGGCTGGTCGATGAACTCGCCGTCGAAGAGCAGCGTCACGTCGACCTGTTTACCGACCTGATGAAACGCGACGACATCAACGAGATGGTCCAGGCCAACATCGCCGTACCGGCGTCGGATCCCAAATTCTCCGATTGCATCCACCTGCCCGACCTCGGAGACAATCCCGACGACCAATCGGTGCTGCAATACGCCCTGGGTCGTGAGCATGCCGCGATGGAGCAGTATCGGGAGCTGTCGGAAACCACTGAGCCCGGCCCGATCCGCAACCTGTTTGCATTTCTTGCAGATGAAGAAACGGAACACAAAGCCGAACTGGAAAAACTGTACTACGAGATCGTCCACAGCGGCGGCGTCTGA
- a CDS encoding GFA family protein, producing the protein MSKSHGPIRRIQTQRQTNPPRDLNNMKHHGSCHCGKIAFDVEGDVTSLLACNCSICARRGSLLWFVPRPALHLTTDESAIGNYTFGEATIEHRFCPECGIHVFGQGIDPATGEAMVAVNARCLEDVDLAGIEVQHFDGKSL; encoded by the coding sequence ATGTCGAAGTCGCACGGCCCCATTCGTCGTATTCAAACACAACGGCAAACCAATCCACCGAGAGATCTGAACAATATGAAACACCACGGAAGCTGCCACTGCGGCAAGATAGCCTTCGACGTCGAAGGCGATGTGACATCGCTGCTGGCATGCAACTGCTCAATATGCGCGCGCAGAGGCTCTTTGCTTTGGTTCGTACCACGCCCTGCGCTGCACCTGACCACCGACGAAAGCGCGATCGGCAACTACACCTTCGGCGAGGCGACCATCGAGCACCGCTTCTGCCCGGAATGCGGTATCCATGTGTTTGGTCAGGGTATCGACCCGGCAACCGGAGAAGCGATGGTCGCGGTCAATGCCCGCTGCCTGGAAGACGTCGACCTCGCCGGCATCGAGGTGCAGCATTTCGATGGCAAGTCGCTGTGA
- a CDS encoding AEC family transporter: MDALISNLLFAFAVTGPIMLVLALGVVLARAGIITDGFIDAGSKLVFTVTLPALLFITISQTDFHQTANLPLVILGLVGTLTVFLLAEVAAAYLVEPARDRGVVVQGSFRSNMGIVGLAYCVNAYGDVGLATASLYLGVVTIFYNILAVVTLNRSLNSHRSIRPVLLDIAKNPLIIGILAALPFAYFDIPLPKLILQTGEYFAQMTLPLALLCTGGSLSVAALNLESRNAMIATAGKAIVSPLLMTAVAYLAGFRGMELGIVFLMASAPTAAASYVMSRAMGGNATLAANIIVLTTIGSVLITSLGITWLGTLKLI, translated from the coding sequence TTGGACGCATTGATCTCCAACCTGCTGTTCGCATTTGCCGTGACCGGCCCAATCATGCTGGTGCTGGCGCTCGGCGTGGTACTCGCGCGTGCCGGCATTATCACCGACGGTTTCATCGACGCCGGCTCCAAACTGGTATTCACGGTCACGCTGCCGGCCTTGTTGTTCATTACCATCAGCCAGACGGATTTCCATCAGACGGCCAACCTGCCGCTGGTGATTCTCGGCCTGGTCGGTACGCTCACCGTCTTCCTGTTGGCAGAGGTTGCCGCGGCATACCTGGTCGAGCCCGCCCGCGACCGCGGCGTAGTGGTACAAGGGAGTTTCAGGTCCAATATGGGCATCGTCGGCCTGGCCTATTGCGTCAACGCCTACGGCGACGTGGGTTTGGCAACCGCTTCGCTGTACCTCGGTGTGGTGACCATCTTCTACAACATCCTGGCTGTGGTAACGCTGAACCGCTCATTGAACAGTCACCGCTCGATCCGCCCGGTGTTGCTGGATATCGCCAAGAACCCCTTGATCATCGGCATACTGGCGGCGTTGCCGTTCGCCTATTTCGATATACCGTTGCCCAAGCTCATCCTGCAGACCGGCGAGTACTTCGCTCAGATGACGTTGCCGCTGGCGTTGTTGTGTACCGGTGGATCGCTGAGCGTTGCGGCACTCAACCTGGAATCGCGCAATGCGATGATCGCGACGGCCGGCAAGGCGATTGTTTCGCCATTGTTGATGACAGCGGTGGCCTACCTGGCTGGTTTTCGCGGCATGGAACTCGGCATCGTCTTCCTGATGGCGTCGGCGCCAACGGCAGCTGCGAGCTATGTGATGTCACGGGCGATGGGCGGCAACGCCACGCTGGCCGCCAACATCATTGTCCTGACCACGATCGGTTCGGTACTCATCACGAGCCTCGGGATTACCTGGCTGGGCACGCTCAAGCTGATCTGA
- a CDS encoding NADH-quinone oxidoreductase subunit D encodes MRAENYEARNHPPSNEFEINFGPNHPGIEGNYALKVKVHGDEIVAARADGGYLHRGFEKLMEQRLWIQNIALVPRICVPDPAPMEVAYSMAVEQLCGLDVPERAQWLRVLQLELSRVAAHLFTFGGHAATTGMYSPMFWGVADRDLILDLFEELTGGRVYSIYNIPGGVRRDVPDGFLQRLSDTLDYLDSRLPDYDNLLFTNRVFVTRAKGTGPISQTQALEWSVTGPNLRATGLKFDVRRDDPYLVYDQLDFDIPTEEPGDAWARTLVRRGELQQSVRILRQVVERLPGVAGPIRAPIPNPLAWKVPAGETYVRIESSKGELGWYVVSDGSEKPYRVHVRGPSSMHAVQVLEHLVTGARIEDVAQIMFSLDACPPEVDR; translated from the coding sequence ATGAGAGCTGAGAACTACGAGGCGCGCAATCACCCGCCGAGCAACGAGTTCGAGATCAACTTCGGCCCGAACCATCCGGGTATCGAGGGCAACTACGCGCTCAAGGTGAAAGTGCATGGCGATGAGATCGTCGCGGCACGCGCCGATGGCGGCTACCTGCACCGTGGCTTCGAAAAGCTCATGGAGCAGCGCCTTTGGATTCAAAACATCGCGCTGGTACCACGCATCTGTGTGCCCGACCCGGCGCCGATGGAAGTTGCCTACTCGATGGCGGTCGAACAGCTGTGTGGCCTGGATGTACCGGAGCGTGCGCAGTGGCTGCGCGTGCTGCAACTCGAACTCTCGCGTGTCGCCGCACACCTGTTCACGTTTGGCGGACACGCCGCGACCACCGGTATGTACAGCCCGATGTTCTGGGGTGTGGCCGATCGCGACCTGATCCTCGACCTGTTCGAAGAGCTGACCGGCGGTCGTGTCTACAGCATCTACAACATTCCCGGCGGTGTGCGCCGCGATGTGCCGGACGGCTTCCTGCAACGCTTGAGCGACACGCTCGACTATCTCGACTCGCGTCTGCCCGACTACGACAACCTGTTGTTCACCAACCGCGTGTTCGTTACCCGCGCCAAGGGCACCGGGCCGATCAGCCAGACGCAGGCGTTGGAATGGAGCGTGACCGGGCCGAACCTGCGCGCCACGGGCCTTAAGTTCGACGTACGGCGCGACGACCCCTACCTGGTCTACGACCAGCTCGATTTCGACATCCCGACCGAAGAGCCGGGCGACGCCTGGGCGCGCACTCTTGTGCGGCGCGGCGAACTGCAACAGAGCGTGCGCATCCTGCGCCAGGTGGTCGAACGCCTGCCCGGTGTGGCAGGCCCGATCCGCGCACCGATCCCCAACCCGCTGGCGTGGAAGGTGCCGGCCGGCGAGACCTACGTGCGCATCGAGTCGTCCAAGGGTGAACTCGGTTGGTATGTTGTTTCCGACGGCAGCGAAAAACCCTATCGCGTGCACGTGCGCGGCCCATCATCGATGCATGCGGTACAGGTGCTCGAACACCTGGTGACCGGCGCACGCATCGAAGACGTCGCGCAAATCATGTTCAGTCTTGATGCCTGCCCACCGGAGGTCGATCGCTGA
- a CDS encoding efflux RND transporter periplasmic adaptor subunit has translation MISKLYRSSRLAGLVVSLITLPLLGCEQSESQSAEPSMPPQAVTVLELQPKDLTARFEYIGRLEASREIEVRPRITGLIEQRLFDEGGHVDAGDVLFRIDRAPFEARLEAAQAALAETQARLTQTQREVARVTPLNKAKAISKREYDDALSNRDLARAAVAATKAEVTQAQLDLDYTQVDAPIAGRIGRALQVEGALVSPTSGALTRIAQTDPIYVQFSISEKDRLAIEQQQADGSLTLPAPENTPITVRLADGSSYAQSGQLDFTDYRTDTQTGAFALRATLPNADNKLSPGQFVRVLVGGGVLPGALAVPQRAVQEDANGKFVYVASEGEGGGHVAMPKPVEVGQWVEQDNNGKTERLWVIRSGVAAGDRIVIDGTARIHFPGMPIQPQTEAEAAAAAEQANTAQTGAH, from the coding sequence ATGATTTCCAAGTTGTACCGATCTTCGAGGCTCGCCGGCCTGGTGGTGTCATTGATTACCTTGCCGTTGCTCGGCTGCGAGCAGAGCGAGTCGCAATCGGCCGAGCCCTCGATGCCGCCGCAGGCCGTGACTGTTCTCGAGCTGCAGCCGAAAGACCTGACGGCGCGCTTCGAATATATCGGCCGACTCGAGGCATCGCGCGAGATCGAGGTCCGGCCGCGCATCACCGGCCTCATAGAACAGCGCCTGTTCGACGAAGGCGGTCATGTCGACGCAGGTGATGTGTTGTTCCGCATAGACCGCGCGCCTTTCGAAGCCAGGCTCGAGGCGGCGCAGGCAGCACTTGCCGAAACCCAGGCGCGTCTCACCCAGACCCAGCGCGAGGTCGCGCGGGTAACGCCTTTGAACAAGGCCAAGGCGATCAGCAAACGCGAGTACGACGATGCGCTGTCGAATCGCGATCTGGCGCGCGCCGCAGTCGCCGCCACCAAGGCCGAGGTCACCCAGGCGCAACTCGATCTGGACTACACGCAGGTCGATGCCCCTATCGCCGGCCGCATCGGTCGTGCACTGCAGGTCGAAGGCGCCTTGGTCTCGCCCACGTCGGGCGCGCTGACACGCATAGCCCAGACCGATCCGATCTACGTGCAGTTCTCGATATCGGAAAAGGACCGCCTGGCGATCGAGCAACAACAGGCCGATGGCAGTCTGACCCTGCCCGCACCTGAAAACACACCGATCACGGTGCGCCTGGCGGATGGCTCATCGTACGCCCAGAGCGGTCAATTGGATTTCACCGACTACCGAACCGATACGCAGACCGGAGCGTTTGCACTGCGTGCGACGCTGCCGAATGCCGACAACAAGCTGAGTCCCGGCCAGTTCGTGCGCGTGCTGGTCGGTGGCGGCGTGTTGCCCGGCGCACTCGCGGTGCCGCAACGTGCGGTGCAGGAAGATGCCAACGGCAAGTTCGTCTATGTCGCCTCGGAAGGCGAAGGTGGCGGCCATGTCGCCATGCCCAAACCGGTCGAGGTCGGCCAATGGGTGGAACAGGACAATAACGGCAAGACCGAGCGCCTGTGGGTGATCCGCTCGGGCGTGGCCGCCGGCGACCGCATCGTGATCGACGGCACCGCCCGCATCCACTTCCCGGGCATGCCGATCCAACCACAGACTGAGGCCGAAGCAGCCGCTGCCGCCGAACAGGCCAACACCGCACAAACCGGAGCGCATTGA
- a CDS encoding anti-sigma factor, protein MKYDDPLLREQLAGEYALGSLHGAARARFERLMADDPALRRLVVEYQEDLTPLSLSAPDVIPPSRLRAALEQATKPTTRADTAPQKWWQHLGFWRSLATANGLIAAALIAVVAVGVLPQEDAESELVYVGVLSDAQSKPGVAVMAYNRPNRLEIAAKTPLPAESGKELRLWIRDRDTDQPVFLAAIPADQTTFEIPDGPWKLLRRAKALIVSLNDMSEAQTAPGSQVLYEGVCVNLKKWSETP, encoded by the coding sequence ATGAAATACGACGATCCTTTATTGCGCGAACAATTGGCCGGTGAGTACGCCTTGGGCTCACTGCACGGCGCCGCGCGTGCCCGCTTTGAACGCCTGATGGCAGACGATCCCGCGCTGCGCCGGCTGGTCGTCGAATACCAGGAAGACCTCACGCCGCTGTCACTGTCGGCGCCCGATGTCATACCACCGTCGCGACTGCGCGCAGCCCTGGAACAGGCCACCAAGCCGACGACGCGGGCCGACACTGCACCACAGAAATGGTGGCAGCACCTGGGATTCTGGCGCAGCCTGGCGACCGCCAACGGCCTGATCGCGGCGGCCCTGATAGCGGTTGTCGCCGTGGGCGTACTGCCCCAGGAAGATGCTGAATCCGAGTTGGTCTATGTCGGTGTACTGTCGGACGCGCAATCCAAGCCCGGCGTCGCCGTAATGGCCTACAACCGCCCCAACCGCCTGGAGATCGCGGCGAAAACGCCGCTGCCGGCCGAATCCGGCAAGGAATTGCGTCTGTGGATACGCGACCGTGACACCGATCAGCCGGTGTTCCTTGCCGCGATCCCTGCCGACCAGACCACGTTCGAGATTCCCGACGGACCCTGGAAGCTGTTGCGACGTGCCAAGGCATTGATCGTCTCGCTCAACGACATGAGCGAAGCGCAGACGGCTCCCGGATCGCAGGTGCTGTACGAAGGCGTGTGCGTCAATCTGAAGAAATGGTCAGAGACGCCCTAG
- a CDS encoding TIGR01458 family HAD-type hydrolase, with product MAILFDLDGVFYQGEKAIPHAASVAAWARDENIPHLFLTNTTSRPRTALLEKLAGFGIHTDVDHILTPPVAAVNWCRQHIGDRPVALFVPQQTRVEFDELSVDEEGSEVGAIVVGDLGEQWTFEVLNRAFRLLMQSSRPQLIALGMTRYWQAADGLRLDVAPFVQALSYASGATPVVLGKPAVDFYRTAIAMLETQASQIVMVGDDIRGDVEGAQKAGLRGVLVRTGKFREDDLSLGIQPDAVLPSVVELPDWYRANVQ from the coding sequence ATGGCGATCCTGTTCGATCTCGATGGTGTTTTTTATCAGGGCGAAAAGGCGATCCCGCATGCGGCATCCGTTGCGGCATGGGCGCGTGACGAAAACATTCCCCACCTGTTTCTCACCAACACGACGTCGCGGCCACGCACAGCGTTGCTGGAAAAGCTTGCCGGATTCGGCATCCACACCGACGTCGACCACATCCTGACGCCACCGGTCGCGGCAGTGAACTGGTGTCGGCAGCACATCGGCGATCGACCGGTCGCCCTGTTCGTGCCGCAGCAGACGCGGGTGGAATTCGACGAACTCAGCGTTGACGAAGAAGGTAGTGAGGTCGGCGCGATCGTCGTTGGCGACCTCGGCGAACAGTGGACGTTCGAAGTGCTCAACCGCGCGTTCAGGCTGCTGATGCAATCGTCCAGGCCACAGCTGATTGCGCTGGGCATGACCCGCTATTGGCAGGCGGCGGATGGATTGCGCCTCGATGTCGCGCCTTTCGTTCAGGCGCTGTCGTATGCATCGGGCGCCACGCCCGTGGTGTTGGGCAAGCCGGCGGTGGATTTCTATCGAACGGCGATCGCCATGCTCGAAACCCAAGCCTCGCAGATCGTCATGGTCGGCGACGATATTCGTGGCGATGTCGAGGGTGCGCAAAAGGCGGGTTTGCGCGGTGTGCTCGTGCGTACCGGCAAGTTCCGGGAAGACGATCTGTCACTCGGCATACAACCCGACGCAGTGTTGCCTTCGGTGGTCGAGCTGCCCGATTGGTATCGCGCGAACGTTCAATAA
- a CDS encoding FAD-dependent oxidoreductase encodes MSDIDYKKAGSVLNPLKSLSFFGRPAVTEPLEPRLASLRYRGFHINDWEKCVGCSTCQKVCDNAAITMVKVPSLPEDPLQGVRNLRPAIDYGRCCWCALCVDLCPTGSISLSREYVHTCTDDQLSSYFILPDPNGIHNAHYGEGWNKTLENDLVDPVRQDMDEKPAEERIDNFTEIVAGYSKQQAIVEASRCVQCGMCHEACPTHMDAPEYIRAIWQDDLEEAVRQIYNTNPFAHTCGRVCTHRCETACSIGKRGEPIAIRWLKRYAMDAFTPEQVRDIVGKPDVASTGYKVAIIGSGPAGLTAAYDLARLGHSVTVFEGLDKPGGMPRYGIPEYRLPYDRLDADIDVIQAMGVEIRCNTWVGRDVTMEQLRNDHDAVMLALGLQLGRSTRIPGSDHPNVLKAVDVLRRVTNLDTFDLPKQAVVIGGGNVAMDAARTLARLQKKQYGEVKITVSALEDFEHFLADPAEVSESLEEGIEILDSRGPQACVVENGNLVGLRTLRVLSIFDEQHRFAPKYDENDEQLHHGEMVIEAIGQMTDTDLLGEALTEALEWNRGRLKVGDDCRTSESWLWAAGDMVHGPDVVHAVADGHRTARSIHQFLGASAAKETA; translated from the coding sequence ATGTCCGACATCGACTACAAAAAGGCCGGCAGCGTGCTCAATCCGCTGAAGAGCCTGTCGTTCTTCGGCCGACCTGCCGTCACCGAGCCGCTCGAACCCCGGCTGGCCTCGCTACGCTACCGAGGCTTCCATATCAATGATTGGGAAAAGTGCGTTGGCTGCTCGACCTGCCAGAAGGTCTGCGACAACGCGGCGATCACGATGGTCAAAGTGCCGTCGCTGCCGGAAGACCCACTTCAAGGTGTGCGCAATCTGCGCCCCGCAATCGACTATGGCCGCTGCTGCTGGTGTGCACTGTGTGTCGACCTGTGCCCGACCGGTTCGATCAGTCTGTCGCGCGAATACGTACACACCTGCACCGACGATCAGCTGTCGAGCTACTTCATCCTGCCCGATCCCAACGGTATCCATAACGCGCACTACGGCGAGGGCTGGAACAAGACGCTGGAGAACGACCTGGTCGACCCGGTGCGCCAGGACATGGACGAAAAGCCAGCCGAAGAGCGCATCGACAACTTCACCGAGATCGTCGCCGGCTACAGCAAACAGCAGGCGATCGTCGAGGCCTCGCGTTGCGTGCAGTGCGGCATGTGCCATGAGGCCTGCCCAACGCACATGGACGCCCCCGAATACATCCGTGCGATCTGGCAGGACGACCTCGAAGAAGCGGTGCGCCAGATCTACAACACCAACCCGTTCGCCCATACCTGCGGACGCGTGTGCACCCACCGCTGCGAAACGGCCTGTTCGATCGGCAAGCGCGGCGAACCGATCGCGATCCGTTGGCTCAAGCGCTATGCGATGGATGCCTTCACCCCCGAACAGGTACGCGACATCGTCGGCAAGCCCGACGTGGCATCCACTGGATACAAGGTCGCGATCATCGGCTCGGGGCCGGCCGGCCTGACTGCCGCTTATGACTTGGCGCGCCTTGGTCACTCGGTGACCGTGTTCGAGGGCCTGGACAAACCGGGCGGCATGCCGCGCTACGGCATCCCCGAATACCGCCTGCCCTACGACCGGCTCGATGCCGACATCGATGTGATCCAGGCCATGGGCGTCGAGATCCGCTGCAACACCTGGGTCGGGCGCGACGTGACGATGGAGCAGTTGCGCAACGACCATGACGCGGTGATGCTCGCGCTCGGTCTGCAACTGGGTCGCTCCACACGCATACCCGGCTCTGATCATCCGAACGTATTGAAGGCGGTCGACGTACTGCGCCGTGTGACCAATCTCGATACCTTCGACCTGCCGAAGCAGGCCGTCGTGATCGGTGGCGGCAACGTCGCCATGGATGCCGCACGCACCCTCGCCCGCCTGCAGAAGAAGCAGTACGGCGAGGTCAAGATCACGGTCAGCGCACTGGAAGATTTCGAGCACTTCCTCGCCGATCCGGCCGAAGTTTCCGAATCGCTCGAAGAAGGCATCGAGATTCTCGACAGCCGCGGGCCACAGGCCTGCGTAGTCGAGAACGGCAACTTGGTCGGTCTGCGCACGCTGCGGGTACTATCGATCTTCGACGAACAACACCGCTTCGCGCCGAAGTACGACGAGAACGACGAGCAACTGCACCACGGCGAGATGGTCATCGAGGCCATCGGCCAGATGACCGATACCGATCTGCTCGGCGAAGCACTGACCGAGGCGCTGGAATGGAATCGCGGCCGACTCAAGGTCGGCGACGATTGCCGCACCTCCGAGTCCTGGTTGTGGGCTGCCGGCGACATGGTGCATGGTCCGGACGTGGTGCATGCGGTTGCCGACGGCCATCGCACGGCACGCAGCATCCATCAATTTCTTGGCGCGAGCGCCGCGAAGGAGACCGCCTGA
- a CDS encoding sigma-70 family RNA polymerase sigma factor yields MTSRSIASQDQTQLATLIGRCALRDQKAFLSLYDATSAKLFGVVLRIVNREHWAEEVVQDVYLKVWNAADSYNASRGQPMTWLINIARNRAIDFLRSAEHAAAQRSDLLDETLPSALDPLKTTETGSEMERLRRCLEELNESQRLCILKIYHHGYTPTEVSRNDNRPIGTVKTWVRRGLEQIRKCMRR; encoded by the coding sequence ATGACAAGCCGCTCCATCGCATCGCAGGACCAGACCCAGCTAGCCACGCTGATCGGCCGCTGTGCCCTGCGCGATCAAAAAGCCTTTCTTTCCCTGTATGACGCAACGTCGGCGAAACTTTTCGGCGTCGTACTTCGTATAGTTAATCGAGAGCACTGGGCAGAAGAGGTCGTACAAGACGTCTACCTGAAGGTATGGAACGCGGCAGACAGCTACAACGCATCGCGCGGGCAGCCGATGACATGGCTGATCAATATTGCCCGCAACCGTGCGATCGATTTCCTGCGCAGCGCCGAACACGCGGCCGCGCAGCGCAGCGATCTGCTCGACGAGACACTGCCGTCCGCCCTGGATCCACTAAAGACCACGGAAACCGGCAGTGAGATGGAACGGCTACGCCGATGCCTGGAGGAACTGAATGAAAGTCAGCGGCTGTGTATTCTGAAGATTTATCACCACGGATACACGCCCACAGAGGTCTCAAGGAACGATAACCGGCCGATAGGCACGGTCAAGACCTGGGTACGCAGGGGACTCGAACAGATTCGGAAATGTATGCGCCGATGA
- a CDS encoding HDOD domain-containing protein — translation MDESLQQALLGAQLPTLPAVAVQLIGLGQSEHADVTQLVDIVIRDPALSSTLLRLANSAAYRRVTPADTLTLATSYLGFEPSRMIALSATLVPALAGDREQPFCYTPYWRRALLAASCSRAIARRLFPRDVESVSLAALLQDVGMLAIAQLPNAVYQGQACETFDHKGAVAREREVLGEDHATIGAWLLKRWEFPENLVDAVAVSNDYSRWQAEGKAGDFDGAVMASGLMADAWMSADQPEAVPTLHDRICALLGAGWDDVIEIMTEASAEVPIVEALCSTKVMDEASLQAALDVLAVAKVDAAGQAE, via the coding sequence ATGGATGAATCGCTGCAGCAGGCATTGCTGGGCGCGCAATTACCGACCTTGCCGGCAGTAGCCGTGCAACTGATCGGATTGGGTCAATCGGAGCATGCGGATGTCACCCAGCTGGTCGACATCGTAATTCGTGATCCGGCGTTGTCTTCCACGCTGCTGCGGCTGGCCAACTCCGCGGCCTATCGGCGAGTGACCCCCGCCGACACATTGACACTCGCGACCAGCTATCTGGGGTTTGAGCCTTCTCGGATGATCGCCTTGTCGGCCACCTTGGTTCCGGCTTTGGCGGGGGACAGGGAGCAGCCCTTTTGTTACACCCCGTATTGGCGTCGCGCCTTGCTGGCAGCGTCGTGTTCGCGCGCGATTGCCCGTCGGCTGTTCCCACGTGATGTCGAGTCTGTGTCGCTCGCGGCGTTGCTGCAGGATGTCGGGATGCTGGCCATCGCGCAATTGCCGAACGCCGTATACCAGGGCCAGGCCTGCGAAACGTTCGATCACAAAGGCGCCGTGGCGCGTGAACGCGAAGTGCTCGGCGAGGACCACGCCACGATCGGTGCGTGGCTATTGAAGCGCTGGGAGTTTCCGGAAAACCTCGTTGATGCGGTGGCCGTGAGTAACGACTACTCGCGCTGGCAGGCCGAGGGCAAGGCCGGCGATTTTGACGGTGCGGTGATGGCGTCGGGCCTGATGGCGGACGCGTGGATGTCGGCCGATCAACCCGAGGCAGTGCCTACATTGCACGACCGGATCTGCGCACTGCTCGGCGCCGGTTGGGACGATGTTATCGAGATCATGACCGAGGCATCCGCCGAGGTGCCGATCGTCGAGGCGTTGTGCAGCACCAAGGTGATGGATGAGGCCAGTCTCCAGGCCGCACTTGATGTGTTGGCTGTTGCCAAGGTGGACGCAGCCGGTCAGGCCGAGTGA
- a CDS encoding GGDEF domain-containing protein has protein sequence MEQCFRQLPISLAVNLINAAIIAAVLWGVVGSTRVIAWLVLMVLVSGARYRLLHEFRKAGRDALFALDRWTQRFVYGACGAGVAWGVAGVLLFPHGQFPYQVFLAFVVGGMIAGAIPLLSAIGHAYRCFAIPAALPISLQMLAVGDRIHLIMGAMMLIYFVAMLTSSVLVKRLFDESDRLRRELWQSAEAAIELEQMLRLDVLTGIANRRLFEEELDKEWRRSRRQGDTLSVITADIDHFKEYNDHYGHPAGDRCLVSVAQTMQQALSRPGDIVARIGGEEFAFVLPRTTLNGAQSVAEQVRERVLALKLPHAASPDSDQVTLSYGIACSDQPGIETPADLLGASDTALYEAKRRGRNRIVVKED, from the coding sequence GTGGAACAGTGTTTTCGGCAACTCCCGATCTCTCTGGCCGTCAACCTCATCAATGCGGCGATAATCGCTGCCGTTCTGTGGGGCGTCGTCGGCAGTACGCGCGTCATTGCCTGGTTGGTGCTCATGGTCTTGGTGAGTGGCGCACGCTACAGGCTGCTGCACGAGTTCAGAAAGGCCGGACGCGATGCCTTGTTTGCCTTGGACCGCTGGACGCAGCGGTTCGTCTATGGTGCGTGCGGTGCCGGTGTTGCCTGGGGTGTCGCCGGGGTGCTGCTGTTTCCGCACGGACAGTTTCCCTACCAGGTTTTTCTCGCGTTTGTCGTCGGCGGCATGATCGCCGGCGCGATCCCTCTGCTATCCGCCATTGGCCACGCCTATCGCTGTTTTGCGATACCGGCAGCGCTACCGATCAGCCTGCAGATGCTCGCCGTGGGCGATCGGATTCACCTGATCATGGGCGCGATGATGCTGATCTACTTCGTGGCGATGTTGACGTCGTCGGTGTTGGTCAAGCGTCTTTTCGACGAGTCCGATCGACTGCGCCGCGAGCTGTGGCAGTCGGCCGAAGCCGCCATCGAACTCGAACAGATGCTGCGTCTCGACGTGCTGACCGGCATCGCCAACCGGCGCCTGTTCGAAGAGGAGCTCGACAAGGAATGGCGGCGCTCGAGACGCCAAGGCGACACGCTGTCGGTGATCACGGCCGATATCGACCATTTCAAAGAGTACAACGATCACTACGGCCACCCAGCCGGCGACAGGTGTTTGGTCAGCGTCGCGCAGACGATGCAGCAGGCATTGTCGCGACCGGGCGATATCGTGGCGCGTATCGGCGGCGAAGAATTCGCCTTCGTTCTGCCGCGAACCACATTAAACGGGGCCCAGTCCGTTGCTGAACAGGTACGCGAGCGGGTGTTGGCGTTGAAGTTGCCGCACGCGGCCTCGCCGGATTCGGACCAGGTCACACTGAGTTATGGAATCGCCTGTTCGGACCAGCCAGGGATTGAAACGCCGGCGGACCTGCTCGGCGCATCGGATACGGCCTTGTACGAAGCAAAGCGGCGCGGGAGGAACCGCATCGTGGTAAAGGAGGACTGA